The Deinococcus koreensis genome includes a window with the following:
- the cobU gene encoding bifunctional adenosylcobinamide kinase/adenosylcobinamide-phosphate guanylyltransferase, whose product MSGAGSGRVVFVTGGARSGKSSFAERLASQAGGPVTYLATAQPFDDEMQGRIDRHAQDRPSGWVTVEEPLQVSAAVRAASTPTVLLDCLSLWVSNAMLTGWTDHAVLDATTELLSVARARAGLTVLVTNEVGSGIVPVGALARRYRDVLGWVNQRAAAASDDAYLIASGLPLILKGNTP is encoded by the coding sequence GTGAGTGGCGCCGGGTCGGGCCGCGTCGTGTTCGTGACCGGCGGCGCGCGCAGCGGCAAGAGCTCCTTCGCCGAACGCCTGGCCTCGCAGGCGGGCGGCCCGGTGACGTACCTCGCGACCGCGCAGCCCTTCGACGACGAGATGCAGGGGCGCATCGACCGGCACGCCCAGGATCGCCCGTCCGGGTGGGTCACGGTGGAGGAACCCCTGCAGGTGTCCGCCGCTGTGCGTGCCGCCTCCACCCCCACGGTGCTGCTCGACTGCCTGAGCCTATGGGTCAGCAACGCCATGCTGACCGGGTGGACGGATCACGCCGTGCTGGACGCCACCACCGAACTGCTGTCGGTCGCCCGCGCCCGGGCGGGACTGACGGTGCTCGTCACGAACGAGGTCGGCTCCGGCATCGTCCCGGTCGGCGCCCTGGCCCGCCGGTACCGCGACGTGCTCGGCTGGGTGAACCAGCGGGCCGCAGCTGCCAGTGACGACGCGTACCTGATCGCCAGCGGCCTGCCCCTCATCCTGAAAGGAAACACCCCATGA
- the cobT gene encoding nicotinate-nucleotide--dimethylbenzimidazole phosphoribosyltransferase — translation MTDHLTVLIQSIQPTNRAAMTRARERQANLTKPAGALGDLEDLAARLAGVFGSERPHPCGVAVLVAAGDHGVASAGVSAYPPEVTPAMVANFLADTPYGPGGAAVNAIARTVGARVYVMDAGVNADLPAHPALVRAAVRPGSRDLSVEAAMTPEETAALILAGAALARQAIADGADVLIPGEMGIGNTTPAATITARMLGLDPAQVTGRGTGVDDARLAHKVTVIRTALARTPTTSPMKVLAEFGGYEIAAMLGMMLQGAALRRAVILDGFVEGSAALIGVLLAPHLRDYLFPAGLCAEVGHASQLNQLNLKPMFTLNLRLGEGTGGVLAAPMLLAAAATLREMRTFEEAGVPHG, via the coding sequence ATGACTGATCACCTGACCGTCCTGATCCAGTCCATCCAGCCCACGAACCGTGCGGCCATGACCCGCGCCCGCGAGCGGCAGGCGAACCTCACCAAGCCCGCCGGGGCGCTCGGTGATCTGGAAGACCTCGCAGCGCGGCTTGCGGGCGTGTTCGGGAGTGAGCGGCCCCACCCGTGCGGCGTGGCGGTGCTCGTCGCCGCCGGTGATCACGGAGTGGCCTCTGCCGGCGTGAGCGCGTACCCCCCCGAGGTAACGCCCGCTATGGTCGCCAATTTCCTGGCCGACACGCCGTATGGCCCTGGCGGCGCGGCCGTGAACGCCATCGCCCGGACGGTCGGTGCCCGCGTGTACGTGATGGACGCCGGCGTGAATGCCGACCTGCCCGCCCACCCGGCCCTGGTGCGGGCCGCCGTGCGCCCGGGAAGTCGCGACCTGAGCGTGGAAGCGGCCATGACGCCGGAGGAGACGGCCGCCCTGATCCTGGCCGGTGCCGCCCTGGCCCGGCAGGCCATTGCCGACGGCGCGGATGTCCTGATTCCCGGCGAGATGGGCATCGGGAACACGACCCCCGCCGCCACGATCACCGCCCGGATGCTGGGCCTTGACCCGGCGCAGGTCACGGGACGCGGCACCGGCGTGGACGACGCGCGGCTGGCGCATAAGGTCACCGTGATCCGCACAGCCCTGGCCCGCACACCCACCACGAGTCCCATGAAGGTGCTCGCCGAGTTCGGCGGGTACGAGATCGCTGCGATGCTCGGCATGATGCTCCAGGGCGCCGCCCTGAGGCGTGCGGTCATCCTGGACGGTTTCGTGGAGGGCAGCGCCGCCTTGATCGGCGTGCTCCTGGCTCCACATCTGCGCGACTACCTGTTCCCGGCGGGCCTGTGCGCCGAGGTGGGGCATGCCTCGCAGTTGAACCAGCTGAACCTGAAGCCCATGTTTACTCTGAACCTGCGGCTGGGCGAAGGCACCGGCGGTGTCCTGGCAGCGCCCATGCTGCTCGCGGCGGCCGCCACCCTGCGCGAGATGCGCACCTTTGAGGAGGCCGGCGTGCCGCACGGCTAA
- a CDS encoding IS110 family transposase, with protein sequence MQTADSPQPIGTVQVFIYDCSGLQALQTWLLGNSVPALQLHAVMEATGVYWERCAHFLHDLGCMVSVVNPAQIKFFAQSLLRRGKTDRMDADIIARYGAIMRPKAWKPPAAELEALKLLVHEREAIVKELTQAKNRRHSFKQRQEADPLVVQLTEARITFLTGQVEALNRELRARVEALPDLQRQVELLQSLPGFGFLVSLTVLVETAGFNAMETSRQLAAYAGVSPAPNQSGAMIKCGRISNIGNPRLRRIVYLASVAATRTQSKEKAFDQRLREQGRPGKVAIIALARKLLCVGFAVVQSGCPYDPT encoded by the coding sequence GTGCAGACTGCTGACAGTCCGCAGCCCATCGGCACCGTGCAGGTATTCATCTACGACTGCAGTGGCCTTCAGGCCCTGCAGACTTGGCTGCTGGGGAACAGTGTGCCCGCCTTGCAACTGCACGCCGTGATGGAAGCCACTGGCGTGTACTGGGAGCGGTGTGCCCATTTCCTGCACGACCTGGGGTGCATGGTGAGCGTCGTCAATCCTGCCCAGATCAAGTTCTTCGCTCAGAGCTTGCTCCGACGTGGGAAAACCGACAGGATGGACGCCGACATCATTGCCCGCTACGGGGCGATCATGCGGCCCAAAGCGTGGAAGCCACCCGCCGCCGAACTCGAAGCGTTGAAGCTGCTGGTTCATGAGCGGGAGGCCATCGTCAAGGAGCTGACGCAGGCCAAGAACCGACGACACTCGTTCAAACAGCGCCAGGAGGCCGACCCCCTGGTGGTGCAGCTCACGGAAGCGCGCATCACGTTCCTGACGGGACAGGTCGAGGCCTTGAACCGCGAGTTGCGAGCACGGGTCGAAGCGCTGCCAGACCTTCAGCGTCAGGTCGAGCTGCTTCAGAGCTTGCCGGGTTTCGGGTTTCTGGTGTCCTTGACGGTGTTGGTGGAAACCGCGGGGTTCAATGCGATGGAGACCAGTCGCCAGTTGGCAGCGTATGCGGGCGTATCGCCCGCGCCCAACCAGTCGGGAGCGATGATCAAGTGTGGTCGAATCTCGAACATTGGAAATCCCCGACTGCGACGCATTGTCTACCTGGCGTCGGTGGCAGCGACCCGTACCCAGAGCAAGGAGAAGGCCTTCGACCAGCGGTTGCGCGAACAGGGGAGGCCGGGCAAGGTGGCGATCATCGCCCTGGCTCGGAAGCTGTTGTGTGTGGGCTTTGCGGTCGTGCAGTCAGGGTGCCCCTACGACCCGACGTAG